Proteins from a single region of Carassius gibelio isolate Cgi1373 ecotype wild population from Czech Republic chromosome A5, carGib1.2-hapl.c, whole genome shotgun sequence:
- the LOC128013265 gene encoding golgin subfamily A member 3 isoform X1: MENGNKETASFEANPQHPDAKHGKDPDSSAVESLKMERSLVMEKIPNGHVRADLLPNGEAVVEGQETHGSSTPPLATPSPGSRLADSPLSAELDPGLASFPDSLEKSEAALAEGSVHKGDALQSLRLSIPMQETELSSKEPSVEMENEEKIRQEARRRLEEQLKQYRVQRHTERTRRSTPKSRAFSTLDPELMLHPEGLPRANTVAMTKEYSFLRTSVPRGPKLGSLGIPSNKEKSKSSRSNKIHSLADYRTSESDAQSADTSGGVVSSSGDTSFSSLHSTISSVSTVSEMSISSETNTHLESSRLIRGNISEVDGSESGFKADGNDSDSSSYSSVSTPGTYNMLAAIVNRPKAPYTVEGREIAPEAMGHFPSLHEVLQTATEERHMEEEREGSVEPRSRRDSFSSSVSYGSSVMGTHDEMLQVLKEKMRLEGQLESLSSEASQALKEKTELQAQLATVAAQLQGQVEQTQASHEKQSTLTSEVTTLRSNCSALEKAMVELQSNLEGKNANLASLGSDLQLAEEQYQRLMVKVEEMQQSLNTKDNTVSELRQQMGGLQAQLQRVQSERNALQSRLKTSQAEVDSLQQLRLWYQQQLTLAQEARVRLQGEMANMQAGQMTQIGVLENLKMENVTLSHKLTETKHQSIKEKERIAVQLQSIETDMLTQEAAIHQIQEAKSMVDEDLQHKLEEFEEEREHLLKLANTATTLERELEQVKLILSQKDAQLELLQREHLELMKQLTSTQETLQTKEQALNQLEARYQELQTQLEELQTDATAKEETLQYLQNEKIVLEVALQAARADKSELDEGAERLGEEVLVASDTLDQLKQELQVKATQIEALQQENGTLKKQAQKLKDQFMQQKVMVEAYRRDASSKDQLISELKASKKRLVSEVKDLKQELLKMEGEKKSSDQEQTRLQKEVERVQQQMNSLEAHLQSVQTERDQLDSQLQSLQFDQNQLAAVTEENENLKKRIEQMQNEARKAISEQKVRMKRMGTDLTSAQKEVKAKHKAYENAVGILSRRLQEALAAKETAEAEIDKLRAQVSEGGNSQELQSKVEALQGQLKAVSQSKAMLEKELQEVITLTSTELEDYQEKVFELEDELQESRNFKKGICRLEDANKKLALELEHEKGKLSGLGKSHSALREHANILEAALAKREADLVQLNLQVQAVLKRKEEEDQQKRQLVQTLQAALEKEKIKVKDLTEQVAEAKLEAAHNRRHYRAAMLELSEIKKDLLAKEELIKTLQKEAKTLEAQDEKHSEEVSHFQEQLADAHTQLQILQKQLDDELSKQPLTNQEVEDLKWEVEQRQREIETQKQQLEMVEQCHQREMDILQDTLQRIKVELEVVQEELNGTRKDKFMLQAKVGELRSSMKTVLQQNNQLKLDLKNSRLRKRMDLKGESTPVTPVKIPDCPVPASLLDELLKPSTSVNKEPLNNLHNCLKQLKQEMDSLQKQMEEHTVTVKSLASAEEELQKLRLHDNSSNDLPNKEENDKIQEEMQSS, translated from the exons ATGGAAAATGGAAATAAGGAAACAGCCTCGTTTGAGGCCAACCCTCAGCATCCGGACGCAAAACACGGCAAAGATCCAGACAGCAGTGCTGTTGAATCCCTGAAGATGGAGAGATCACTAGTAATGGAGAAAATCCCTAATG GTCATGTCAGAGCAGATCTGTTGCCAAACGGAGAGGCCGTGGTGGAGGGTCAGGAAACTCACGGAAGCAGCACCCCACCTCTGGCTACTCCTTCCCCGGGCAGCCGCCTTGCCGATTCCCCTCTGAGCGCAGAGCTGGATCCAGGTTTGGCCTCTTTCCCTGACAGCCTAGAGAAGTCTGAGGCAGCTCTTGCAGAGGGCTCTGTTCACAAGGGTGACGCATTGCAATCGCTCAGACTAAGTATTCCTATGCAGGAGACTGAATTGT CATCGAAAGAGCCATCTGTGGAGATGGAAAATGAAGAAAAGATCCGTCAGGAAGCTCGTCGGCGTCTAGAGGAACAGCTCAAACAATACAGAGTACAGCGGCACACAGAGAGA ACCAGGCGTTCCACTCCTAAGAGCCGCGCTTTTAGCACTTTGGACCCAGAGCTCATGCTCCATCCCGAGGGTCTCCCACGTGCCAATACTGTCGCTATGACTAAGGAATACTCTTTCCTGCGTACCAGTGTTCCCCGTGGTCCCAAACTGGGCAGCCTTGGAATCCCTTCCAACAAGGAGAAGTCCAAATCATCTCGCTCCAACAAGATCCACTCTCTCGCCGACTACAGAACTTCTGAATCTGATGCTCAAAGTGCAGATACGTCTGGTGGGGTAGTTTCATCATCTGGCGACACGTCGTTTAGCTCTCTGCATTCCACCATCAGCTCAGTCTCCACAGTTTCGGAAATGAGCATCAGTTCTGAGACCAACACCCATTTGGAATCATCTCGGCTAATCAGAGGCAACATCTCAGAGGTTGATGGTAGCGAATCAGGTTTCAAAGCTGATGGTAATGACAGCGATAGCTCATCCTATAGTAGTGTGTCTACTCCAGGGACATATAATATGTTAGCTGCAATAGTGAACCGGCCAAAGGCTCCATATACTGTCGAAGGGAGAGAGATTGCTCCAGAAGCCATGGGACACTTTCCATCACTGCATGAAGTCTTGCAGACAGCCACTGAAGAGAGACACATGGAAGAGGAAAGAGAGGGCAGTGTGGAGCCTCGCAGTCGCAGGGACAGCTTCTCCAGCAG TGTGTCGTATGGGAGTTCTGTGATGGGGACTCATGATGAGATGCTGCAAGTGCTGAAAGAGAAAATGAGGTTAGAAGGACAACTAGAGTCTCTTTCCTCCGAGGCCAGTCAG GCTCTGAAAGAAAAGACAGAGCTTCAGGCCCAGCTGGCTACAGTAGCTGCTCAGTTGCAGGGCCAGGTAGAGCAGACCCAGGCCAGTCACGAGAAGCAGAGCACCCTCACCTCTGAGGTCACTACATTACGCTCCAACTGCTCTGCACTGGAGAAGGCCATGGTGGAACTCCAGAGCAATCTGGAAGGGAAAAACGCCAACCTGGCCTCGCTGGGCAGTGACCTGCAGCTGGCTGAAGAGCAGTACCAGAGGCTCATGGTCAAAGTGGAGGAGATGCAGCAGAGCCTGAATACCAAGGACAACACAG TCTCTGAATTACGGCAGCAGATGGGGGGCCTACAGGCACAGCTTCAGAGGGTCCAGAGCGAGAGGAACGCTCTGCAGAGTAGACTGAAGACGTCGCAGGCAGAAGTGGACTCCCTGCAGCAGCTGCGCCTCTGGTACCAGCAGCAGCTGACTCTGGCACAGGAGGCACGAGTGCGACTGCAGGGAGAGATGGCAAACATGCAG GCTGGTCAGATGACTCAGATCGGAGTGTTGGAAAATCTAAAGATGGAGAATGTTACTCTATCTCACAAACTCACAGAGACGAAACATCAATCTATAAAAGAGAAGGAACGGATTGCTGTGCAGCTACAGAGTATAGAG ACGGACATGTTGACTCAAGAAGCGGCCATACATCAGATCCAGGAGGCAAAGTCAATGGTGGACGAAGATCTTCAGCACAAACTGGAAGAGTTTGAAGAGGAGCGAGAGCATCTTCTCAAACTCGCCAACACAGCCACAACACTGGAGAGAGAGCTAGAACAG GTCAAACTCATTCTCTCCCAAAAAGACGCCCAGCTGGAATTGCTTCAGCGTGAGCACCTAGAGCTGATGAAGCAGCTCACCAGCACTCAGGAGACCCTCCAAACCAAAGAACAGGCCCTTAATCAGCTGGAGGCACGATACCAGGAGCTCCAGACTCAGCTGGAGGAGCTTCAAACTGACGCCACAGCTAAAGAGGAGACCCTGCAGTATCTCCAAAATGAGAAAATAGTCCTGGAAGTTGCTCTGCAGGCAGCGCGAGCCGATAAGAGCGAACTGGATGAAGGAGCGGAAAGGCTAGGAGAGGAAGTGCTGGTGGCATCAGACACTCTTGACCAGCTTAAGCAGGAACTACAGGTTAAAGCAACCCAG ATTGAAGCTCTCCAGCAAGAGAATGGCACCCTCAAAAAACAAGCACAGAAACTGAAGGATCAGTTCATGCAGCAAAAG GTGATGGTTGAAGCTTACAGGAGAGATGCCAGCTCCAAAGATCAGTTGATCTCTGAGTTGAAGGCTTCTAAAAAGCGTCTGGTGTCTGAGGTGAAGGACCTGAAGCAGGAGCTGTTGAAAATGGAGGGAGAAAAGAAGAGCTCAGACCAGGAACAGACTCGCCTGCAGAAGGAAGTGGAGAGAGTGCAGCAGCAAATGAACAGTCTGGAAGCCCATTTACAATCCGTACAAACAGAGAGAGACCAACTTGACTCTCAACTGCAG TCCCTTCAGTTTGACCAGAACCAGCTGGCGGCAGTGACcgaagaaaatgaaaatctgaaaaagAGGATCGAACAAATGCAAAATGAAGCCAGAAA GGCTATCTCAGAGCAGAAGGTGAGGATGAAGCGTATGGGCACAGATTTGACCAGTGCACAGAAAGAGGTGAAGGCCAAGCATAAGGCCTATGAGAATGCAGTTGGTATTCTGAGCCGGAGGTTACAGGAAGCCCTCGCCGCCAAAGAGACAGCTGAAGCCGAAATTGACAAACTCAGAGCTCAGGTTTCAGAGGGTGGAAATAGCCAAGAACTTCAG AGCAAGGTGGAAGCCCTGCAGGGACAGCTGAAGGCAGTGAGCCAGAGTAAAGCCATGCTGGAGAAAGAGCTACAGGAGGTCATTACCCTGACTAGCACTGAACTAGAGGACTATCAGGAGAAAGTGTTCGAACTGGAAGATGAG cTTCAAGAGTCAAGAAATTTTAAAAAGGGAATTTGTCGCCTGGAGGATGCTAATAAGAAGCTTGCACTTGAACTAGAGCATGAGAAAGGGAAGCTCTCAGGGCTTGGGAAATCCCACAGTGCATTGCGGGAACATGCCAATATCTTAGAGGCTGCACTGGCGAAGAGAGAAGCAGATCTTGTCCAACTCAACTTACAG GTTCAAGCAGTGTTAAAGCGTAAAGAAGAAGAGGACCAGCAGAAGAGACAGTTGGTGCAGACGCTACAGGCTGCTctggagaaagagaaaataaaagtcAAGGATCTGACTGAGCAG GTGGCGGAGGCCAAGCTGGAGGCAGCCCATAACCGCAGACATTACAGAGCAGCCATGTTGGAACTCAGCGAGATCAAGAAAGATCTGCTGGCCAAGGAGGAGCTTATCAAAACCCTGCAGAAAGAGGCTAAAACACTGGA GGCTCAAGATGAGAAGCACTCTGAAGAAGTTTCTCATTTCCAGGAGCAATTAGCTGATGCTCACACTCAactccagatccttcagaaacAGCTTGATGATGAGCTCAGCAAACAGCCCCTTACTAACCAAGAG GTGGAGGATCTGAAGTGGGAGGTGGAGCAGAGGCAGCGGGAGATCGAGACACAGAAACAGCAGCTGGAGATGGTGGAACAGTGTCATCAGAGAGAGATGGACATCCTGCAGGACACTCTACAG AGGATAAAGGTGGAGCTGGAGGTGGTGCAGGAAGAGCTCAATGGCACACGGAAGGATAAATTCATGCTGCAGGCTAAAGTGGGAGAGCTGAGGAGTAGCATGAAGACTGTTCTCCAGCAGAACAACCAGCTCAAACTGGACCTCAAAAACAGCAGGCTCAGAAAG CGGATGGATTTAAAGGGGGAATCCACCCCTGTAACGCCAGTAAAAATCccagactgccctgttcctgCTTCACTTTTGGACGAACTGTTGAAACCCTCAACATCCGTCAATAAAGAACCTCTCAATAACCTCCACAACTGTCTGAAACAGTTAAA GCAGGAGATGGACAGCCTTCAGAAGCAGATGGAGGAGCACACGGTCACAGTGAAGTCGCTGGCCAGTGCAGAGGAGGAGCTCCAAAAACTGAGGCTTCATGACAACAGCAGCAACGATTTACCAAATAAAGAAGAGAATGATAAGATACAGGAAGAGATGCAGTCCTCCTAA